In Anser cygnoides isolate HZ-2024a breed goose chromosome 16, Taihu_goose_T2T_genome, whole genome shotgun sequence, one genomic interval encodes:
- the CCN5 gene encoding CCN family member 5, producing the protein MRLRLEKQLLFLSLLCILSKVCAQLCRRPCYCPWVPPRCPRGSPLVLDGCGCCKVCARRLGEPCDFLHVCDRSQGLVCDYSTGTGATCNFEDVEEGCEVNGRVYRDGEVFQPSCKLQCRCLDGGFTCVPLCQEDVRLPTPDCPHPRRVDVPGKCCPEWVCEAGDRHLLQDAGAAPAAASPAVPYPCRPWGTEWSACSATCGVGISTRVSNQNRSCRLETQRRLCMARPCPALPAAPPARG; encoded by the exons ATGAGGCTCCGGCTGGAGAagcagctcctcttcctctccctgctctgcatcctcTCCAAG GTGTGCGCCCAGCTGTGCCGCCGGCCATGCTACTGCCCCTGGGtgccgccccgctgcccccgcggGTCCCCCCTGGTCCTGGACGGCTGCGGCTGCTGCAAGGTGTGCGCCCGGCGCCTGGGAGAGCCCTGCGACTTCCTCCACGTCTGCGACCGCAGCCAGGGCCTCGTCTGCGACTACAGCACGGGGACCGGAGCCACCTGCAACT TTGAAGACGTGGAGGAAGGCTGCGAGGTGAACGGCCGGGTCTATCGGGACGGGGAGGTTTTCCAGCCCAGCTGCAAGCTGCAGTGCCGCTGCCTGGACGGGGGCTTCACCTGCGTCCCGCTCTGCCAGGAGGACGTGCGCCTGCCCACCCCGGACTGTCCCCACCCGCGGCGCGTGGACGTCCCGGGCAAGTGCTGCCCCGAGTGGGTCTGCGAGGCTGGAGACCGGCACCTGCTCCAGGATGCCGGGGCAG CCCCCGCGGCAGCGTCCCCGGCGGTGCCGTACCCGTGCCGGCCGTGGGGCACGGAGTGGAGCGCCTGCTCGGCCACCTGCGGCGTGGGCATCTCCACCCGCGTCTCCAACCAGAACCGCTCCTGCCGCCTGGAGACGCAGAGGAGGCTCTGCATGGCCAgaccctgcccggccctgccagCGGCACCCCCTGCG AGGGGATGA
- the LOC106041081 gene encoding P2Y purinoceptor 1-like, with amino-acid sequence MAAQAPVWDNSSNASCPVNAAFAHRFLPGVYLVVTPLGLVGNALGLWHLWAAPRGPLSLLVGNLGLADLLYVGTLPFLVSYYLRGRAWPFGRAWCRLTRGLFHLNLYASIGFLTCISLHRYLGIVHPLRARGRCQDVFSSVGLSAAVWGWVVVQVAPDLAFSKMGPNETQCHDTTERDSLDSYLAYTAAITVTGFVVPFLIIVGCYCHVVVVLCRNDTMDPSLRRRSIRLVVLVMVLFSVCFLPYHIFRNLNLLSRRWQQQGSCTQASRDIYISYQVTRGLASFNSALNPLLYIMTSKDCMSRMRTICRRAKQSLGSVFTSETSRQAFETRTSNISGEQEASDEL; translated from the coding sequence ATGGCGGCCCAGGCTCCGGTTTGGGACAACTCCAGCAACGCCTCATGCCCCGTCAACGCCGCCTTCGCCCATCGCTTCTTGCCCGGAGTCTACCTGGTGGTGACccccctggggctggtggggaacgCGCTGGGGCTGTGGCACCTGTGGgccgccccccgcggccccctcagcctgctggtggGCAACCTGGGCCTGGCCGACCTGCTGTACGTGGGCACGCTGCCCTTCCTCGTCAGCTACTACCTGCGGGGCAGGGCCTGGCCCTTCGGCAGGGCCTGGTGCCGGCTCACGCGGGGCCTCTTCCACCTCAACCTCTACGCCAGCATCGGCTTCCTCACCTGCATCAGCCTCCACCGCTACCTGGGCATCGTGCACCCGCTGCGGGCGCGGGGTAGGTGCCAGGATGTCTTCTCCTCCGTGGGGCTCAGCGCCGCGGTCTGGGGGTGGGTGGTGGTGCAGGTGGCCCCCGACCTCGCCTTCAGCAAGATGGGCCCCAATGAGACGCAGTGCCACGACACCACGGAGCGGGACAGCCTGGACAGTTACTTGGCGTACACCGCAGCCATCACCGTCACTGGGTTCGTCGTGCCCTTCCTCATCATCGTCGGCTGCTACTGCCACGTGGTGGTGGTGCTCTGCAGGAACGACACCATGGACCCCAGCCTCAGGAGAAGAAGCATCAGACTGGTGGTTCTCGTGATGGTCCTCTTCTCTGTCTGCTTCCTCCCCTACCACATCTTCAGGAACCTCAACTTGCTGTCCCGGCGCTGGCAACAGCAAGGGTCCTGCACGCAGGCTTCAAGGGACATCTACATCTCCTACCAGGTGACCAGGGGCCTGGCCAGCTTCAACAGTGCCCTCAACCCCCTGCTCTACATAATGACCAGCAAGGACTGCATGTCACGTATGAGGACCATCTGCCGAAGGGCCAAGCAGTCCCTGGGATCCGTCTTCACAAGCGAAACCTCTCGGCAAGCATTTGAGACGAGGACGAGCAACATCTCTGGTGAGCAGGAGGCTTCTGATGAGCTCTGA
- the KCNK15 gene encoding potassium channel subfamily K member 15, producing MKRQNLRTAALILCIFSYLLVGAAVFDALESEAESGRKRLLEQKRGELRRKYRFSADDYRELERLVLQAEPHRAGRQWKFAGSFYFAITVITTIGYGHAAPGTDAGKVFCMFYAILGIPLTLVMFQSLGERMNTLVRLLLKKVKKCLGMRTTNVSMENMVLVGFLSCMGTLCIGAAAFSYFEGWTFFHAYYYCFITLTTIGFGDFVALQKNEALQKKPPYVAFSFMYILVGLTVIGAFLNLVVLRFLTMNSEDERRDAEERASLRRARNNLHPPPGEAGRGSKAIFLPAEERTSQLNLIPLVQEDAERRRRRSANSSAKVPSFCTCLCYRAPLCSSPAPSHPETLSCHTNPVYYNSISYKIDEVSLSTRGQTGSSPASTLSSGSPRCRQRLRPRRKSI from the exons ATGAAGCGGCAGAACCTGCGCACGGCCGCGCTCATCCTCTGCATCTTCTCCTACCTGCTGGTGGGCGCCGCCGTCTTCGATGCGCTGGAGTCGGAGGCGGAGAGCGGCCGCAAgcggctgctggagcagaagcGCGGGGAGCTGCGGAGGAAGTACCGCTTCTCCGCCGACGATTAccgggagctggagcggctggtgCTGCAGGCCGAGCCCCACCGAGCCGGCAGGCAGTGGAAGTTCGCCGGCTCCTTCTACTTCGCCATCACGGTCATCACCACCATCG GCTACGGGCACGCTGCCCCGGGCACGGACGCCGGCAAAGTTTTCTGCATGTTCTACGCGATCCTGGGCATCCCCCTGACCCTCGTCATGTTCCAGAGCCTGGGCGAGCGCATGAACACCCTCGTGCGGCTTCTGCTCAAGAAGGTGAAGAAGTGTCTGGGCATGAGGACAACCAACGTCTCCATGGAAAACATGGTCCTGGTCGGCTTTCTGTCCTGCATGGGCACGCTGTGCATCGGGGCGGCGGCCTTCTCTTACTTCGAGGGCTGGACTTTCTTCCATGCCTACTATTACTGCTTCATAACCTTGACCACCATCGGCTTCGGAGACTTCGTGGCCCTGCAGAAGAACGAGGCGCTGCAAAAGAAGCCCCCGTACGTGGCTTTCAGCTTCATGTACATCCTGGTGGGCCTGACGGTCATCGGCGCCTTCCTCAACCTGGTGGTGCTGCGCTTCCTCACCATGAACTCGGAGGACGAGCGGCGGGACGCCGAGGAGAGGGCCTCGCTGCGCAGGGCCCGCAACAACCTCCACCCGCCGCCCGGCGAGGCCGGCCGGGGCAGCAAGGCCATTTTTCTCCCGGCGGAGGAGCGGACGAGCCAGCTGAACCTGATCCCGCTGGTCCAGGAGGACGCggagaggcggcggcggcgctcggCCAACTCCTCGGCCAAggtgccctccttctgcacctGCCTGTGCTACCGAGCCCCGCTGTGCagcagccccgcgccctcccACCCCGAGACCCTGAGCTGCCACACCAACCCCGTGTACTACAACTCCATCTCCTACAAAATCGACGAGGTGTCCCTGAGCACGCGGGGCCAGACCGGCTCCTCCCCGGCGAGCACGTTGTCATccggcagcccccggtgccggcAGCGCCTGCGGCCGCGGAGGAAATCCATCTAG